One genomic segment of Fundulus heteroclitus isolate FHET01 chromosome 10, MU-UCD_Fhet_4.1, whole genome shotgun sequence includes these proteins:
- the LOC118564315 gene encoding serine/threonine-protein kinase BRSK2-like isoform X2, whose product MPHFIPPDCQSLLKGMIEVNPEKRLTLEAIQKHSWYQGGRNEPCPEQPPPRRVCVRRILSLTELDPDVLESMHSLGCFRDRVKLTRDLQCEEENQEKMIYYLLLDRKERYPSYEDEDLPPRNDVDPPRKRVDSPMLTRHGRCRPERKSLEVLSVTEQGSPTPPRRALDTAAHSQRSRSVSGASSGLSSSPLSSPRVTPQGSPLPTPLGTPVHHPHHPSTTPPSSSSSSSSSRAEGGGGVGSLSLTPPSSPGGGGGMAASSPAHWRTRLNSFKNNLLGSPRFHRRKLQVPTSEDMSSLTPESSPELAKKSWFGNFIGLEKEEQIFVVIRDKPLSSVKADIVHAFLSIPSLSHSVISQTSFRAEYKSSGGPSVFQKPVKFQVDIAFSEGERERERERSEREGRRETGIYSVTFSLISGPSRRFRRVVETIQAQLLSSHDQPLVQALCDPFPDEKNSRPHGTPTRQNSRRSEGGGDRCEWGDRADGGGIGGSGGVLQRRGSAKERTRLLSSNGTQSQP is encoded by the exons ATGCCGCACTTCATCCCGCCGGACTGCCAGTCGCTGCTCAAAGGCATGATAGAAGTTAACCCGGAGAAGAGGCTGACG CTAGAGGCCATCCAGAAACATTCCTGGTATCA GGGCGGTCGTAACGAGCCGTGTCCCGAGCAGCCTCCCCCCCGGCGGGTGTGTGTGAGGAGGATCCTCTCCCTGACCGAGCTGGACCCGGATGTGTTGGAAAGCATGCACTCTCTGGGATGTTTCCGCGACAGAGTCAAGCTGACCCGTGATTTGCAATGTGAAGA AGAGAACCAGGAGAAGATGATCTACTACCTACTGCTGGACAGGAAGGAACGCTACCCGAGCTACGAAGATGAGGACCTGCCTCCACGCAACGACGTTG ACCCTCCTCGGAAGCGTGTCGACTCCCCCATGCTGACGCGTCACGGTCGCTGTCGCCCAGAGAGGAAAAGTCTAGAAGTGCTCAGCGTTACGGAGCAGGGGTCTCCCACCCCACCCCGCAGGGCCCTCGACACGGCCGCACACAGTCAGAG GTCCCGCTCAGTCAGCGGAGCTTCAAGTGGTCTCTCCTCGAGTCCTCTCAGCAGTCCCAGG GTTACCCCCCAGGGCTCTCCGCTGCCCACACCGCTGGGCACCCCTGTTCACCATCCCCACCACCCTTCCACCACCCcgccctcctcttcctcatcctcatcctcgTCACGGGCAGAGGGAGGCGGGGGCGTGGGCTCGCTCTCGCTCACCCCTCCCTCCAGCCCAGGAGGGGGTGGCGGCATGGCGGCCAGCAGCCCCGCCCACTGGAGGACTCGCCTCAACTCTTTCAAGAACAACTTGCTGGGGTCGCCGCGGTTCCACCGCCGTAAGTTACAAG TTCCCACGTCAGAGGACATGTCCAGTCTGACGCCAGAATCCAGCCCTGA GCTGGCCAAGAAGTCCTGGTTCGGGAATTTCATCGGTTTGGAGAAAGAGGAGCAGATCTTCGTGGTGATCCGAGACAAACCCTTGAGTTCTGTCAAAGCCGACATTGTCCACGCTTTCCTGTCA ATCCCGTCGCTCAGCCACAGCGTCATCTCCCAGACCAGTTTCCGGGCAGAGTACAAGTCCTCCGGCGGTCCCTCCGTCTTCCAGAAGCCCGTCAAGTTCCAAGTGGACATTGCCTTCTCCGAGGGCGAGAGGGAGCGGGAAAGGGAGAGGAGCGagagggaggggaggagggAAACAGGAATCTACAGCGTGACCTTCTCCCTCATATCAG GCCCGAGTCGCCGGTTCAGACGAGTGGTGGAGACGATCCAAGCCCAGCTTCTCAGCTCTCATGATCAGCCACTGGTGCAAGCCCTATGTG ATCCCTTCCCAGATGAGAAGAACAGTCGTCCCCACGGGACCCCCACCCGCCAAAACTCGCGGCGCTCAGAGGGCGGGGGCGACAGGTGCGAGTGGGGTGACCGAGCAGACGGCGGAGGCATAGGAGGCAGCGGAGGAGTCCTGCAGCGCAGAGGCTCGGCGAAGGAGAGAACCCGCCTCCTGTCCTCCAACGGAACCCAGTCCCAACCGTAG
- the LOC118564315 gene encoding serine/threonine-protein kinase BRSK2-like isoform X1, translated as MPHFIPPDCQSLLKGMIEVNPEKRLTLEAIQKHSWYQGGRNEPCPEQPPPRRVCVRRILSLTELDPDVLESMHSLGCFRDRVKLTRDLQCEEENQEKMIYYLLLDRKERYPSYEDEDLPPRNDVADPPRKRVDSPMLTRHGRCRPERKSLEVLSVTEQGSPTPPRRALDTAAHSQRSRSVSGASSGLSSSPLSSPRVTPQGSPLPTPLGTPVHHPHHPSTTPPSSSSSSSSSRAEGGGGVGSLSLTPPSSPGGGGGMAASSPAHWRTRLNSFKNNLLGSPRFHRRKLQVPTSEDMSSLTPESSPELAKKSWFGNFIGLEKEEQIFVVIRDKPLSSVKADIVHAFLSIPSLSHSVISQTSFRAEYKSSGGPSVFQKPVKFQVDIAFSEGERERERERSEREGRRETGIYSVTFSLISGPSRRFRRVVETIQAQLLSSHDQPLVQALCDPFPDEKNSRPHGTPTRQNSRRSEGGGDRCEWGDRADGGGIGGSGGVLQRRGSAKERTRLLSSNGTQSQP; from the exons ATGCCGCACTTCATCCCGCCGGACTGCCAGTCGCTGCTCAAAGGCATGATAGAAGTTAACCCGGAGAAGAGGCTGACG CTAGAGGCCATCCAGAAACATTCCTGGTATCA GGGCGGTCGTAACGAGCCGTGTCCCGAGCAGCCTCCCCCCCGGCGGGTGTGTGTGAGGAGGATCCTCTCCCTGACCGAGCTGGACCCGGATGTGTTGGAAAGCATGCACTCTCTGGGATGTTTCCGCGACAGAGTCAAGCTGACCCGTGATTTGCAATGTGAAGA AGAGAACCAGGAGAAGATGATCTACTACCTACTGCTGGACAGGAAGGAACGCTACCCGAGCTACGAAGATGAGGACCTGCCTCCACGCAACGACGTTG CAGACCCTCCTCGGAAGCGTGTCGACTCCCCCATGCTGACGCGTCACGGTCGCTGTCGCCCAGAGAGGAAAAGTCTAGAAGTGCTCAGCGTTACGGAGCAGGGGTCTCCCACCCCACCCCGCAGGGCCCTCGACACGGCCGCACACAGTCAGAG GTCCCGCTCAGTCAGCGGAGCTTCAAGTGGTCTCTCCTCGAGTCCTCTCAGCAGTCCCAGG GTTACCCCCCAGGGCTCTCCGCTGCCCACACCGCTGGGCACCCCTGTTCACCATCCCCACCACCCTTCCACCACCCcgccctcctcttcctcatcctcatcctcgTCACGGGCAGAGGGAGGCGGGGGCGTGGGCTCGCTCTCGCTCACCCCTCCCTCCAGCCCAGGAGGGGGTGGCGGCATGGCGGCCAGCAGCCCCGCCCACTGGAGGACTCGCCTCAACTCTTTCAAGAACAACTTGCTGGGGTCGCCGCGGTTCCACCGCCGTAAGTTACAAG TTCCCACGTCAGAGGACATGTCCAGTCTGACGCCAGAATCCAGCCCTGA GCTGGCCAAGAAGTCCTGGTTCGGGAATTTCATCGGTTTGGAGAAAGAGGAGCAGATCTTCGTGGTGATCCGAGACAAACCCTTGAGTTCTGTCAAAGCCGACATTGTCCACGCTTTCCTGTCA ATCCCGTCGCTCAGCCACAGCGTCATCTCCCAGACCAGTTTCCGGGCAGAGTACAAGTCCTCCGGCGGTCCCTCCGTCTTCCAGAAGCCCGTCAAGTTCCAAGTGGACATTGCCTTCTCCGAGGGCGAGAGGGAGCGGGAAAGGGAGAGGAGCGagagggaggggaggagggAAACAGGAATCTACAGCGTGACCTTCTCCCTCATATCAG GCCCGAGTCGCCGGTTCAGACGAGTGGTGGAGACGATCCAAGCCCAGCTTCTCAGCTCTCATGATCAGCCACTGGTGCAAGCCCTATGTG ATCCCTTCCCAGATGAGAAGAACAGTCGTCCCCACGGGACCCCCACCCGCCAAAACTCGCGGCGCTCAGAGGGCGGGGGCGACAGGTGCGAGTGGGGTGACCGAGCAGACGGCGGAGGCATAGGAGGCAGCGGAGGAGTCCTGCAGCGCAGAGGCTCGGCGAAGGAGAGAACCCGCCTCCTGTCCTCCAACGGAACCCAGTCCCAACCGTAG